The Nostoc sp. PCC 7524 nucleotide sequence CTATGAGAAAGCAGAAGCTTTCAAAAATCAGGCACTAGATATCGAAAAGTCGAGGAATGTGTTGTTTAACCAGTCTGTCAACACAGTCAGGTCATAGACATCTTTGAAAAATAATGTAGAGACGTAAAATGTAGAAACTTAGTAGTGCTGCGTCTCTACTAAATTCATCTATCCTAATCAGGATAATATATATTTTTTTGTATTACTTCACGAGTAAAAGTATTTCTGAATATTGAGCAAATAGTCTGAATAATCAGTTTATTTCAATCCTACATTCTGCTGTATGATTATGCTTTTTGATTAATACACCTATATCCCTAGTAGGGTTCAAAACCTCATTTATTCTTGTTACGGTTGCTAATGAAATTAATGCCAACCGTAATCATTATGACTTATACACAAACCAGCGATCCCACTATTCGTGAATATGTCCAAGCATGGCAAAAATTAGATGTAGATGAACAGCTTGCTTTGTTTTGGTTTATTTACAAAGAAATGGGTGGTGCAATTACACCAGCAGCCCCTGGTGCTAGTACAGTTTCTCCAGAAATTGCTGAAGGTTTATTTAATCAAGTCAAAGAATTAAACCACGAACAACAATTACAATTACAACGTGACTTGATTAGAGGTGTAGATAACCAAATTAGTCGTGAATACGGCTCTTTAAGTGATACCACCAAACTATTATTTTGGTATCGTTTAGCTCAAGGTATGGAAAATACAACTATTGTTCCCATGCCTCCTAACTACCAACTTTCATCTCAAACAAAACAACTGCTGGACAAAATTAAAGCATTGTCTTTTGAAAAGCAAATCAATCTTTTCCGTGATTACATTTCACCAATGGGTGCAGAACCAAAAGCCGGGGCAGAGATTTAGGTAAGCTTGCCTAGTTTTTGAGAAACACAGGGGATAGGTGACAGGTGACAGGTGACAGGTGACAGTGAAGAGGGAATAGGAGTGTTTCTTAGGAGATAAATAAGTAAACACAGAGAAAGATTATTATTTTTCTCTGTGTTTAATAGGTTGCTCTTTAGTTTAAATGCACCCTAAATAACGCCCTTTGCTTTGTATTTCATAATTTAAGTTGATTAACTTATTAATCCATCTGTCTTTTGACTGGTTTAATAATCCTAATTTTTGGAGTAATAGTCTATCTTTTTATAGTGTCTCAAATACACCTAAAATTTTTAACCTAAACGAAAGTATAGTTAATTTCTATTACATTGATTACGCTGTGAATTTTGTTACTCAATAAATAGCAATTAATTGTGTTTTTTTTAATAAAAACCTGACATGAAGGAGAGATTTATGACTTCTACAAATGTTAATCCTGTAGCACAAGCGGTATCTAGTTTTAAAAATTTAGATATAGACGATCGCCTGGTAGTATTCGGTTCATTGTTTGGCAAAATTTCCGAGACAGTATCTACCACTGATATAGACAAGTTATCAACACAAAAAGCTGCGGATTTAGTAGCCCAAATTCAGCAACTTTCACCTGAAGAACAAGTCTATGCCTTGCGTGATTTGTTACCAGCCTCTAGAAATGATCAAAATGAAACCATGCTTGACCCCCATCCTAGTAAAGCAATGGTAGAACTGGCTCAAGGTGGTAGTAAAATTCCCACTGGTGAGTATGGGGCAATGAATGCTGAAGGTAAATTAGCTTTTTGGTATTTCTTAGGGCAAAGATTAGGCAGCACTATCATTGACATACCACGGGATTACACACCTTCACCACAAGCCACGGAATTAATTAATACCGTGAAATCTTTAAATACTAATGATTTAGTGTCTTTCCTGAAACAAGTTTTACAAACTAAAGTCAAAGCATAAAGAATTAAGTGTTGCTGATTGGGGGGACAGGGATTTTGCCTTGTGTCCCCTTTTTTTAGGGCAGAGTCAAGAATAAATATCCACTCCCCACTCCCCACTCCCCACTCCTCCGAACTTCTGAGCGGAGGAAACCTCCGCTCAGAGTTCTCTCTACTCCCTACTCCCCATCCCTTGATACTTACCTAGGGCAATCAATGGAAAATACTGCTGATAGAAGTGATATTTCAGATAAAAGTGGCAAGGAAAACCTGTACCTGTAAAGTCTGCCTCAAACCAGCTACCATCGGGTTTTTGAGTTGATACCAAATAGCTAATTCCTTTCTCAATCGCTTCATGGGCAAATGTACCAGTGGCTTCACCTGCTGCTATTAATCCAATTAACGCCCAAGCTGTTTGAGATGCGGTACTGCGTCCTTGGCCTTTGAGGCTGGGATCATTGTAACTGCGACAAGTTTCACCCCAACCACCATCTGAGTTTTGACAGCTAACTAACCAAGCTGCACCTTGTTCGATGTTACGTCTATACTTTTGGGGTGCGATGACAGCTAAAGCTGAGAGAACGCCACTCGTACCATAAATGTAATTTACTCCCCAACGTCCAAACCAACAGCCTTCCAGTTCTTGTTCGTTAAGAAGATAATTTAATGCCCGTTCTAGGTTATGAGGTGCAATGGATAAGTTACATATACCTAGCATTTCTAAGACTCTGGCGGTGACATCGGCGGTGTTGGGGTCAATCATGGCTTTCAAGTCGCCGTAGGGTATGGCGTTGAGCCAATCTTGGTCATTATCGATATCAAAAGCCGCCCAACCGCCGGGTTTACACTGCATAGATGCCACCCATTGGATAGCGCGATCGCACGCCTTCTGTTTTAATAATTCATTAGGTAACTTCGCCGCATATAGTGCCATCACCACGACAGCCGTATCATCCACATCTGGATAAAAACGATTGTCAAACTCAAACGCCCAAGCTCCCGGCTTACCTTGGCGATTTTTTACCGTCCAATCCCCATAATCGAGGATTTGCTTTTGTAATAACCATTCTCCCGCCTTGACTATCGCCGGATGATCCGGT carries:
- a CDS encoding orange carotenoid protein N-terminal domain-containing protein — its product is MTSTNVNPVAQAVSSFKNLDIDDRLVVFGSLFGKISETVSTTDIDKLSTQKAADLVAQIQQLSPEEQVYALRDLLPASRNDQNETMLDPHPSKAMVELAQGGSKIPTGEYGAMNAEGKLAFWYFLGQRLGSTIIDIPRDYTPSPQATELINTVKSLNTNDLVSFLKQVLQTKVKA
- a CDS encoding orange carotenoid protein N-terminal domain-containing protein; this encodes MTYTQTSDPTIREYVQAWQKLDVDEQLALFWFIYKEMGGAITPAAPGASTVSPEIAEGLFNQVKELNHEQQLQLQRDLIRGVDNQISREYGSLSDTTKLLFWYRLAQGMENTTIVPMPPNYQLSSQTKQLLDKIKALSFEKQINLFRDYISPMGAEPKAGAEI